TCGGTGCTCGCCGAAGTGGCGCAGGAGCTCTGCAGGGGCGATCCCGACCGGCTGGAGCTCCTGCCGCGCATCGGCGAGGCCGATCCGCTGATCGAGCGGCTGATCCTGTCCGTCCGGGACGAGCTGCTCGCCGCCAACGCCCTTGGCGAGGCCTATGTCGACTATGTCGCGCGCATGATGGCGGCGCGGCTGATCCGCAACCACAGCGCCGACACGATGCGGGTCAGGCCCGAGCTCGCGGCGCCGAGCGACCTGCAGCGCAGGGTCGGGCGCGCCACCGAGTTCGTGCAATCGCAGCTGCACCGCTCGATCCGGCTCGACGAGCTCGCCGGCGCCGTCGATCTCAGCGTCTCGCAGCTTGCCAGCCTGTTCCGCCGGGCGCTCGGCCAGCCGCCGCATCGCTTCATCATCAACCTGCGCGTGGCGCGCGCCCGCGAGCTGCTGGCGACGTCGGACCTGCCGCTGGCCGAGATTGCCCTCGCCTGCGGCTTCTCCCACCAGGAGCACATGACGCGGATCTTCCGCCGCGAGATCGGCCTCACCCCGGCCGCCTATCGCCGCTCCATCGCCTGATCCCGCCGCTCCGCGCCGGTGTTTTGTGCAGAACGCACCGGCGTTCCGTGCAGGACCCTCCGCTGCATCAGCCACATGCTGCGCGCCATGCGGGGTGATGCCCCGCACCACCGGGATGCGACGGTTCCATGCAGGGATTCGTCTACGAGCGCCTGCCGGCACGGGTGATCTTCGGCCACGGCACCTTCCGGCGCCTGCCGGAGGAAGTGGCCGGCCTCGGCCTCGAACGCGCCCTGGTGCTGGCGACGCCGCAGCAGGCCCAGGAGGCCGAACGCCTCGCCGCGACTCTCGCCGGGCGCTGCGTCGGCACCTTTGCCGGCGCGCGCATGCACACGCCGGTCGAGGTCACGGCCGAGGCGCTGGAGACAGTGACGGCGAGGCAGGCCGACGGGCTGATCGCCATCGGCGGCGGCTCGACCACGGGGCTGGCCAAGGCGATCGCGCTCAGGACCGACCTGCCCCAGATCGTGGTGCCGACGACCTATGCCGGCTCGGAAATGACGCCGATCCTCGGCGAGACCACCGACGGCCGCAAGACCACGCAGCGCTCCCTGAAGGTGCTGCCCGAGGTGGTGATCTACGACGTCGACCTCACCCTGACCCTGCCCGCCGGCCTCTCCGGCACCTCGGGCATCAATGCCATCGCCCATGCCGTCGAGGCGCTCTATGCCCGGGATGGCGACCCGATCACCGCGCTGATGGCGGAAGAAGGCATCCGGGCGCTCGCCCGCGCCTTGCCGAAGATCGCCGGCGATCCACTCGACCGGGCTGCCCGCGGCGATGCGCTCTACGGCGCCTTCCTCTGCGGGGCCTGCCTCGGCGCCGTCGGCATGGCGCTGCACCACAAGCTCTGCCACATCCTCGGCGGCGCCTTCGACCTGCCGCATGCGCAGACGCACGCCATCGTGCTGCCGCATGCGCTCGCCTACAACGCCGCCGCCGTGCCGCAGGCCGTCGCCCGCATCGAGCGGGCGCTCGGCGGCGTCGATGCCCCGCGCCGCCTCCACGACCTCGCCGGCGCCGTCGCCGCGCCGCGCGCCCTGCGCGACGTCGGCATGCCGGAGGCCGGCATCGCCAGGGTGGCCGACCTGGCCCTGGCCAATCCCTCTTGGAATCCCGTGCCGCTCGAGCGCGACGGCATCGAGCGGCTGATCCGACGCGCCTGGGAAGGACTGCCGCCGGCCTGAGAACGCGGCCAGACAACGACAAGCCGGACGACCGGCCAGATTGGGGAGGACACCATGACTCGCTTTGCCGGCTACACGACATCGCGCCGCGCGTTCCTGAAGGCATCCGCGACCGCCGGCCTTGCCGCTGCGACCATGCCGCTGTTCGCGCCGGGCGTGCGCGCGGCGTCCTCGATCAAGCTCGGCTATGTCAGCCCGCGCACCGGGCCGCTCGCCGCCTTCGGCGAGGCCGACGATTTCGTGATCAAGGGCTTCCTCGAGACCGTCAAAAGCGGCCTGAAGCTCGGCGATGCCACCTATGCCGTCGATGTCGTGGTCAAGGACAGTCAGTCCAATCCCAATCGCGCCGCCGAGGTGGCCAAGGAGCTGATCGTCAAGGACGCGGTCGACATCATCCTGGTCTCCTCCACGCCGGAGACCACCAATCCGGTCGCCACCCAGGCCGAGATCGAGGAGGTGCCCTGCATCTCCACGGTGGCGCCCTGGCAGCCCTATTTCATCGGCCGCCAGAGCAACCCGGCCGATCCCAAGAGCTGGACGCCGTTCAACTCCACCTTCCATTTCTTCTGGGGGCTGGAAGACGTCATCGCCGTCTTCACCAACATGTGGGGCCAGCTTGCGACCAACAAGTCGGTCGGCGGGCTCTTCCCCAATGACGGCGACGGCAATGCCTGGGGCGACGCCAATGTCGGCTTCCCGCCGGTGCTGGCGAAGCTCGGCTACCGGCTCACCGATCCCGGCCGCTATCAGAACCTGACCGACGATTTCTCCGCCCAGATCGCCGCCTTCCGCAAGGCGGAGGTCGATATCGTCACCGGCGTGGTGATCCCGCCCGATTTCACCACCTTCTGGACCCAGGCGAGCCAGAAGGGCTTTCGACCCAAGGTCGCCTCGGTCGGCAAGGCGCTGCTGTTTCCGGTCGCCGTCGAGGCGCTCGGCAAGGCCGGCCACAACCTCTCGTCGGAGGTCTGGTGGACGCCGACCCACCCGTTCAAGTCCTCGCTCACCGGCGCATCCGCGGCCGAGATCGGCGCGGCCTATCAGCAGGCGACCGGCAAGCCCTGGACCCAGCCGATCGGCTTTGCCCATGCGCTGTTCGAGGTCGCCATCGATGCGCTGAAGCGCTCAGCCGATCCCAAGGACGCCAAGGCCACTATCGCCGCGATCGGCGCGACCAGCCTCGACACCCTCGTCGGGCCGATCCGCTTCGGCCAGGAGACCGTGCCGCCCTTCGCCCGCAAAAACGTCGCCAAGACGCCGCTGGTCGGCGGCCAGTGGCGGCTCGGCAGCGACGGCAAATACCAGATCGTCGTCACCGACAACCAGACCGCGCCGCAAATCCCGATCGGCGGCCAGATGCAGGCGATCGCCTGAGGCGCGGAGACGGCCATGCTGCTCGAGCTTAAGGACGTGCGAAAAGCCTACGGCTCGCTGGTGGTGACCGACGGCGTGTCGCTGTCCGTCACCGAGGGCGAGGCGCTGGGCGTGATCGGGCCGAACGGCGCCGGCAAGACCACGCTGTTCGCCCTGATCACCGGCGCGGTGAAGCCCGATGCCGGCGCCATCCGGCTCGACGGCCGCGACATCACCGCGATGCCGGCGGCGCAGCGCTGCCGCGCCGGCATCTGCCGGTCGCACCAGATCCCGCACCCGTTCGAGACGCTGACCGTCTTCGAGAATCTGCTGGTGGCCGCCTGCTTCGGCCGTGCCATGCGCGAAGCCGAGGCGGCCGACTGGTGCGTCGAGGTGCTGGCGCTGACCGGGCTGCTGGCCAAGGCCAACCGGCTCGGCGGCACGCTGACGCTGCTCGACCGCAAGCGCCTGGAAATGGCCCGCGCCCTGGCGACGCGCCCGCGGCTGCTGCTGCTCGACGAGATCGCCGGCGGCCTCACATCAGCCGAGTGCGAGGCGCTGGTCGGCACCATCCGCACCATCCATGCCGGCGGCACCACCATCGTCTGGATCGAGCACATCGTCCACGCGCTCCTGGCCGTGGTCGGCCGGCTCACCGTGCTCAACTTCGGCCGCAAGATCGCCGAAGGCGAGGCACGCAGCGTGATCGGCCTGCCCGAGGTGCGCGACATCTATCTCGGCTCGCCGGTCTGAGGACACGCCATGGCCCTCCTCGACATCACGGCGCTCGATGCCTTCTACGGCGACTTCCAGGCCCTGTTCGGCCTCGACCTGACGGTCGGACGCGGCGAGACGCTCGCCATCATCGGCGCCAACGGCGCCGGCAAGTCGACGCTGCTGAAGACCATCACCGGCCTGATCCCGGCGCGGCGCGAGGCCGTCCGCTTCGACGGAGAGCCGATCGGCGGCCTGCCCGCGGCTGACATCATGAGGCGCGGCATCGCCATGGTGCCGGAGGGCCGCAAGCTGTTCCCCTCGCTCACGGTCGAGGAGAACCTGCTGGTCGGCGGCTGGGGCCGCAAGGGCTCGGGCCGCTGGTCGCTGGCGGCGCTCTACGAGCTGTTCCCGATCCTGGGCGCGCGGCGGAACAGTCCGGGCACCGCCCTGTCCGGCGGCCAGCAGCAGATGGTGGCCATCGGCCGGGCGCTGATCTCGAACCCCAGCCTGCTGCTCTGCGACGAGATCTCGCTGGGTCTCGCGCCGATCGTCATCCGCGACGTCTATGCCTGCCTGCCCTCGATCCGCGCCGAAGGCACGGCCATCGTGCTGGTCGAGCAGGACATCGTCCAGGCCCTCGCCGTCGCCGACCGGGTGGTCTGCCTGCAGGAGGGCCGCGCCACGCTCGAGGGCCGACCCGCCGAGCTCAGCCGCGAGGCCATCCAGCACGCCTATTTCGGAGACTGACGGCATGGCCACCCTCTTCGACATCCTGGTCCAGGGCACGCTGCTCGGCGGGCTCTACGCCCTGTTCGCCGCCGGCCTGTCGCTGATCTTCGGGGTGATGCGGCTGGTCAACCTCGCCCATGGCGATCTCATCGTCCTTGCCGCCTTCCTGATCCTGGTGCTGGCACGCGCGCTCGGGCTCCACCCGATAGCGGCGGCGCTGCTCTGCCTGCCGGCCATGGCCGTGCTCGGCTACGTCCTGCAGCGCGGCGTGCTCGACGCCGTGCTCGGCAGGGACATCCTGCCGCCGCTGCTCACCACGTTCGGCATCTCGATCATCGTGCAGAACGGCCTGCTGCAGGCCTTCTCCGCCGACAGCCAGCGCCTGTCGGCCGGCGCCCTGGAGACCGCGTCGCTGCCGGTCGGCGGCGGCCTCGCGATCGGCGTCCTGCCGCTCGCCACCTTCGTCACCGCCGTGCTGGTCATCGTCGGGCTCAACGCCGTCTTCTACGCGACGCCGCTCGGCCGCGCCTTTCGCGCCGTCTCCGACGATCCCGCCACGGCCCAGTTGATGGGCATCGACCCCAGGACGCTCTTCGGCCTCGCCATGGGCCTGGCGCTCGCGGTCTCGGCCATCGCGGCGCTGTTCCTCGGCATCCGGGCCAATTTCGATCCGACCATCGGGCCGGCGCGGCTGATCTTCGCCTTCGAGGCCGTGATCATCGGCGGGCTCGGCAGCCTCTGGGGCACGCTCGCCGGCGGCATCGTGCTCGGCATCGCCCAGACGCTCGGCGCCGCCGTCAACCCGGAATGGCAGATCCTCTCGGGCCACCTCGCCTTCCTCGTCGTCCTGGTGCTCAAGCCGCGCGGCCTGTTCCCGCGCGCCGGCGAGTGAGCCCGCCCATGTCGATCCTCGCCTCTGCCGAGAGGGTTCCGGCCGAAAGGGAGCGGCACTACCGCGTGGCGACCGGCACGCGCGCGTCGACCATCGCCGGCCTGCTGGCCGCGCTGGTGCTCGCCGGCCTCGCGGCGCTGCCGCTCCTCGCCGGCCGCGGCCTGGTGCAGGACCTGTTCACCGTCTTCACCATGCTGGCGCTGGCGCAATATTGGAACCTGCTCGCCGGCTTCGCCGGCCTGGTCTCGGTCGGCCAGCAGGCCTATGTCGGGCTCGGCGCCTATCTCCTGTTCGGCCTCACCGCCGCGGCGGGCCTCGATCCGGTGCTCGCCATCCTGCTCGCTGGCGTTGGCGCCGTCGTCGTCGCCGTGCCGACCGCCTTCGTCGTCTTCCGCCTGCGCAGCGCTTATTTCGCCATCGGCACCTGGGTGGTGGCCGAGGTGTTCCGGCTGGTGCTGGCGCAGGTCAAGTCGCTCGGCGGCGGCACCGGCATGTCGCTGCCGCGGGAGGTGACCAACGACAGCGCCCTGGTGCGCCTCACGGCCGAGCTCCTGGGCCTGCGCACGGCCGCGGCCCGCGACGTCGCCAGCTACTGGCTAGCTCTCGCCCTCGCCGCCGGCACCATCGCCTTCGTCTATGCGGTGCTGCGCTCGCGCCGCGGCCTGGCCCTCGCCGCCATCCGCGACAGCGAGACCGCGGCGCTGTCGGTCGGGGTCGACGCCTTCCGCCTGAAGCTCCAGGTCTACCTCGTCGCCGCCTTCGGCACCGGCCTCACCGGCGCGCTGATCTATTTCCAGAAGGCCCGCATCTCGCCCGACGCGGCCTTCTCCGTGCTCGACTGGACCGCCTATGTCCTGTTCATCGTTGTCATCGGCGGCCTCGGCTCGATCGAAGGCCCGATCGTCGGCGTCGCCGTGTTCTACCTGCTCCAGGATCAGCTCGCCGGCTTCGGCTCCTGGTACCTGATGCTGCTCGGCCTCATCGCCATCCTGGTGATGCGGTTCTTCCCCAAGGGCTTGTGGGGCAGCATCGCCCACCGTTTCGACCTGTCGCTGTTCCCGATCCGCCGGCACCTCGTGCCGCGCGATGGGACGGCGACGCATCCGCTCTCGTCCCAAGGAGGCGATCATGATTGAAACCGACGTGCTGATCGTGGGCTCCGGCCCGGCCGGCTCCGCCTCGGCCCTGGCGCTCTCGACCTACGGCATCCGCAATGTCGTGGTCACCAAATATCGCTGGCTCGCCGACACCCCGCGCGCCCACATCACCAACCAGCGGACCATGGAGGTGTTCCGCGACCTCGGCATCGAGGACGAGGTCAACGAAAAGCGGGCGGCCTGGAACCTCATGGGCAACAATGTGTTCTGCACCTCGCTCGCCGGCGAGGAGCTCGGCCGCCTCTACTCCTGGGGCAATCACCCCA
Above is a genomic segment from Labrys wisconsinensis containing:
- a CDS encoding helix-turn-helix domain-containing protein, producing the protein MGAFGVQETHGILLREENRSLASSEGLGWRSVFTSIQREQPYEDSYDPRPDHLIILHLDSYVRVDRWLGVSRESRMIAPGGTFMVPGGMDFRVRLNDPLRTIHFYLRHSVLAEVAQELCRGDPDRLELLPRIGEADPLIERLILSVRDELLAANALGEAYVDYVARMMAARLIRNHSADTMRVRPELAAPSDLQRRVGRATEFVQSQLHRSIRLDELAGAVDLSVSQLASLFRRALGQPPHRFIINLRVARARELLATSDLPLAEIALACGFSHQEHMTRIFRREIGLTPAAYRRSIA
- a CDS encoding maleylacetate reductase, which encodes MQGFVYERLPARVIFGHGTFRRLPEEVAGLGLERALVLATPQQAQEAERLAATLAGRCVGTFAGARMHTPVEVTAEALETVTARQADGLIAIGGGSTTGLAKAIALRTDLPQIVVPTTYAGSEMTPILGETTDGRKTTQRSLKVLPEVVIYDVDLTLTLPAGLSGTSGINAIAHAVEALYARDGDPITALMAEEGIRALARALPKIAGDPLDRAARGDALYGAFLCGACLGAVGMALHHKLCHILGGAFDLPHAQTHAIVLPHALAYNAAAVPQAVARIERALGGVDAPRRLHDLAGAVAAPRALRDVGMPEAGIARVADLALANPSWNPVPLERDGIERLIRRAWEGLPPA
- a CDS encoding ABC transporter substrate-binding protein; translated protein: MTRFAGYTTSRRAFLKASATAGLAAATMPLFAPGVRAASSIKLGYVSPRTGPLAAFGEADDFVIKGFLETVKSGLKLGDATYAVDVVVKDSQSNPNRAAEVAKELIVKDAVDIILVSSTPETTNPVATQAEIEEVPCISTVAPWQPYFIGRQSNPADPKSWTPFNSTFHFFWGLEDVIAVFTNMWGQLATNKSVGGLFPNDGDGNAWGDANVGFPPVLAKLGYRLTDPGRYQNLTDDFSAQIAAFRKAEVDIVTGVVIPPDFTTFWTQASQKGFRPKVASVGKALLFPVAVEALGKAGHNLSSEVWWTPTHPFKSSLTGASAAEIGAAYQQATGKPWTQPIGFAHALFEVAIDALKRSADPKDAKATIAAIGATSLDTLVGPIRFGQETVPPFARKNVAKTPLVGGQWRLGSDGKYQIVVTDNQTAPQIPIGGQMQAIA
- a CDS encoding ABC transporter ATP-binding protein translates to MLLELKDVRKAYGSLVVTDGVSLSVTEGEALGVIGPNGAGKTTLFALITGAVKPDAGAIRLDGRDITAMPAAQRCRAGICRSHQIPHPFETLTVFENLLVAACFGRAMREAEAADWCVEVLALTGLLAKANRLGGTLTLLDRKRLEMARALATRPRLLLLDEIAGGLTSAECEALVGTIRTIHAGGTTIVWIEHIVHALLAVVGRLTVLNFGRKIAEGEARSVIGLPEVRDIYLGSPV
- a CDS encoding ABC transporter ATP-binding protein; protein product: MALLDITALDAFYGDFQALFGLDLTVGRGETLAIIGANGAGKSTLLKTITGLIPARREAVRFDGEPIGGLPAADIMRRGIAMVPEGRKLFPSLTVEENLLVGGWGRKGSGRWSLAALYELFPILGARRNSPGTALSGGQQQMVAIGRALISNPSLLLCDEISLGLAPIVIRDVYACLPSIRAEGTAIVLVEQDIVQALAVADRVVCLQEGRATLEGRPAELSREAIQHAYFGD
- a CDS encoding branched-chain amino acid ABC transporter permease — protein: MATLFDILVQGTLLGGLYALFAAGLSLIFGVMRLVNLAHGDLIVLAAFLILVLARALGLHPIAAALLCLPAMAVLGYVLQRGVLDAVLGRDILPPLLTTFGISIIVQNGLLQAFSADSQRLSAGALETASLPVGGGLAIGVLPLATFVTAVLVIVGLNAVFYATPLGRAFRAVSDDPATAQLMGIDPRTLFGLAMGLALAVSAIAALFLGIRANFDPTIGPARLIFAFEAVIIGGLGSLWGTLAGGIVLGIAQTLGAAVNPEWQILSGHLAFLVVLVLKPRGLFPRAGE
- a CDS encoding branched-chain amino acid ABC transporter permease, giving the protein MSILASAERVPAERERHYRVATGTRASTIAGLLAALVLAGLAALPLLAGRGLVQDLFTVFTMLALAQYWNLLAGFAGLVSVGQQAYVGLGAYLLFGLTAAAGLDPVLAILLAGVGAVVVAVPTAFVVFRLRSAYFAIGTWVVAEVFRLVLAQVKSLGGGTGMSLPREVTNDSALVRLTAELLGLRTAAARDVASYWLALALAAGTIAFVYAVLRSRRGLALAAIRDSETAALSVGVDAFRLKLQVYLVAAFGTGLTGALIYFQKARISPDAAFSVLDWTAYVLFIVVIGGLGSIEGPIVGVAVFYLLQDQLAGFGSWYLMLLGLIAILVMRFFPKGLWGSIAHRFDLSLFPIRRHLVPRDGTATHPLSSQGGDHD